The DNA region TCAAATTTGTTTAGTGATTTAacatcttttatatatatataattcatTAAATAATAGAATTATTGGGATATAGTGAGATaaatattattaaataaaaaaataaaaaaataaaagaaaagaaaaagaaacttACAAATATATTCTTAATTTTGATGTCAAATTTGTTAAGTGACTTAATAACTTTTATATGTAAAATTAATTAAAGAAAAGAATTAGTGAGATATAATAAGATAAATATTATTAAacaaaacataaaaaatataaaaatgaaaaGGAAATTACAAAAATATCCTCAATTTTTGTATCAAATTTGTTAAGTGATTtaacaacttttatatataagatataaaattaattaaacaAAAGAATTAGCGAGATATAATGAGATAAATATTTATATGAATAAAAATAtatatgaaaataaaaatgaaattacAAATATATCCTCAATTTTGGCGTGTTAAGTAATTTAACAAGTTTTATATATAAGACATATaagattaattaataaaaaaGTTAGTGGGACATAATTTGATCaatattattaaataattaaataaaaatataagaaaataaagaaaattacAAATATATCCTCAGTTTTTGTTCTAAATTTGTTAAGTCATTTAACAACTTTTATATATGATAagattaattaaataaaaaaattagtGGGATATAGTGatataaatatattaaataaataactaaataatatatgaaaagaaaaaaagaacttATAAATATATCCTCAATTTTAGCGTCAAATAAGTGACTTAACAACTTAGATATATAAgatatttaaaattaattaaataaaagaaTTAGTGGGATATAATGAGATaaatattattaaataaataaataaatatataaaaatgGAAAGGAAATTTCCAAGATATCCTCAATTTTGATGCCGAATTTATTAAGTGACttaataaattttatatataaGATCATTTAAATAAAAGAATTAGTGGGATATAATAAGATaaatattattaaataaataagtaaataaatataTGAAAATGAAAAGGAATTTACAAATATATCCTCAATTTTGGCGACAAATTTTTTTAAGAAACTTAACAACTTTTAAAAAGAATTAATGGGATATAGTGAGATAAATAtcattaaataaataaataaaaatatataaaatgGAAAAGAAAATTACAAAAATATCCTCAATTTTGGCGCCAAATCTTTGATGTGACTTAACAAAGTTTAttctattaattaaataaaagaaTTAGTGGAATATAgtaaaataaatattattaaataaataaataaataatatatgaaaagaaaaataaaattacaaagaTATTTTCAATTTCAACGTCAAATTTGTTAAGTGGCTTAACAACTTTTATACATAAGATTAATTAAATAAAAGAATTAATGGGATATAGTGAGATAAATATTattaaataaatgaataaatatataaaaagaaaaaagaactTACAAATATATCCTCAATTTTGGCATCAAATTTGTTTTAAGATATATAagattaattaaataaaaaaattagtGGGGTATAATGAGATaaatattattaaataaataaataatatatgATAATTAAAAGGAAATTACAAAGATATCCTCAATTTTAACGTCGAATTTGTTAAGTGATTTAACAACTTTTTATTTGGTGCCAAATTTGTTAAGTGATTTAAcatcttttatatatataatatataagattaattaaacaaaatagttagtgaaatataataagataaatattattaaataaaaaataatatataaaaataaaaataaaattacaaTTATATCTTCAATTTTAACGTCAAATTTGTTAAATGACTTAACAACTTTTATTTATTTGATAAAATTAGCTAAATAGAAGAATTAGTGGGATATAGCATaaatattattaaataaataaatatataaaaagGAAAATGAACTTACAAATATATCCTCAATTTTGGTGCCAATTTTATTAAGTGATTCAACAATTTTTATATATAAATTATATAAGATTAATTAAATAAAAGAATTAGTGGGATATAATGAGATaaatattattaaataaaaaaatataaatatgaaAAGGAAATTACAAAGATAATTTTAATTTTGGCGCCAAATTTGttaaataatttaataaattttatatataaGATAAAAGAGATAGTGAGATCTAGTGGGATAAAAATTTAATGTAATGGAAATAATGATTAATAGTTAAAATAACAAAAacaattattttaattaaataaaagaaTTAATGAGATATAgtgaattttttactcaaataattcagtttttcaaaaaaaattaatcaaaataaccCACATTTCAGATTAATTCCCAAACTACCCCAACTTAAAAAAAAAATGTCAACACGTAGCTGTCAGATGAATTGGCGTCTATCCTTAAATTTAAAGAGGAGGTGCCAATTGAGTTGGCTTCTGCACATGGTGCtaccaatccaattggcacctGTGTATAAAGAATGAGAGGAGACGTCAATTGGAGAGACAAGCATCTGATGGAGCTGCTCTTCTGGAACACCTGTCATTTCGAGCAACTACAaagggagttggttcgttggttagacgGAGGCATACCTGAAGGCGAAAACAATTAGAAGTATTGAGATACATGATGCCGTACATGGGTGAATGCGAGTTAAAAATGATAAGGATATGAGAAATGATGTTTGGACCATATGatatcagtttgattgttgtaatcagttagaaatgttgtGGTTAAGTATTTTATCTATTTTGATATatgttgtttgtgttgtttattcAGACCTGTTTGTTTTTAAGTGTGTTTAAGTTGGGGTGATGTAGATAGAATAAGAAGTTATAGTTGGGGGTCCGCTTGTTTGTCTTATCTTTATAGCtttttgtgtaaaaatgcacacaaagacacatctacatttttTGGATGCGCTATTTTGCTCCAAAAATTGGGTTGGTCCAGACTACCATGCCTAGTGCCCGTCAACCACAATCTGTTCACATTCCCGTACacacaaaagtaagttcttaacaATTAACGATATTTACTTACTTTATCGATTATTATCtttaaataatatatttacttttttggtgtagatggtcggcactTGGTATGAGTTACAAAAGATGTCTCAGATATTGTATTATCCAatatcgcaatctcttggatcaccttcaACCAGTAGATGTATTGTCATTAACCGAATTAATTCGTAATAATTTGTTTATAATATCATCCATTTTATAATCTTATGTAttttcacatttcagttcatttggtgtccatatctaaacttggatcatgaccatgaaatcaacaAACAAGATGCATCCACTTGGACTacatgcacaccgatcataaagttcaccactgtggagatgcaccataGTGACCGTATTAAATTGCAATTAGTTATTGCTTTAATACATCCCAGATCCCCCGACAAACCTCAGAGAATGACATATACGAAAAGTTAAAGAtcaatggaactttaacccttggcaaagcttcgctagatctgagtgtcgaaAATAGAAGCACCGACAAGACCATGTCATAACTGACATTGTGATGCCAACCGAAGAAAAACCAACTCGTAATTATATGACTTGGTACAAATCAGTTGAATTTGAGTTCctcgccgaggatatgtacctatacgacccacaCCAGGTAACTTAAACACAAGAAGATTCAACGTTTAACCCCCCATAATATTGCCAAACTGGTTACTCACAACCCCATACACATCAAAATTACCGGTCCACAAACAAACAACCTTCTGACCTTAACATGCCAAACACCCAACCATAATACCAGGGgcataccccgtaccaccaccaacaagaAGATCATCATCACGACACCCAACATTGCTATGAAtccaacacatcaccctaccataaTCGCCTTAGCCAAAATACTCagcgatcatttaacaccaaccgtccctcctcctactatagccaagaagttcaaacatcacaaaaccaaacaCATGCAACAAtcatatggctaccaaacaccatAACAACCATTTCAACCTTTCCTTGACACATCATTCACACTAATGTCGCCTTCAATCATCCGAGTCGCCCTCTAATAACTCAAATACAACCCAACTACTATGGCATGGGTCAcgaactcagctatggcggtagCGCTTCATTGCATACACAGGACTACGCGAATTTGTGTGAATATCTTAGAGAATCTCCTACAGGCGATGGTGGTGTTCCTGGGTCCTAAAATCCTCAAACACCTGAGGTGAATTATCAATGTGGGGTAGGGCCACACGTTCGGGTAGCTAGAAGATGTGgtaccggaggtcggttaggttATTCCGACTaacgacattagtctttttggTATTCGTATGTAAAAACATGTAAATATTAATACCAATCGGTCCAATTTCGACTtttatataaaatatattttttttcaaaaagaTTACACAACACACATAGGTGTCAGAACAATTGACGTCTCCTCTTAAATCTAACACATATGtgtcaattggattgacaacactaGGTGCAGAAGCCAATGCAATTGGCATcacctctttaacttagagagGAAGCACCAATTCATCTGATAACAGTTCTTCAAAATGAGTTATTTTATAAAATTATCTGAAATATGGATTATTTTAGGGGTTTTCTGAAAATGTAGGTCATTTTGATAAAAGAATCGGATATAATAAGATaaatattattaaataaataaataaatagatatatgaaaaggaaaagaaaattATAAAGATTTTCTCAATTTTGACATCAAATTTATTAAGTGGCTTaacaatttttttatatataaaatagTGTTTATTTAAACAATGTGATAATAATAAAATTAACCTTAAAATAAAGTGAGGTGTAAAAGTTTTTACAAAAATGAAACTgaacacaaaaaaaaaaaaaaaaaaaaaaatattttataaagAAAATAGGAAATTAAAGTgtatttattatgtttttagattaaaaaagaaaagagagtGAGTGGAAAAGATAAAGCCTTCCTCATGTTAAGTTAAGTTTGGCAGTCATTCACTATTATTCCGTCTGCTCCTAAATAATTCTCTTCAATTTTTCTTTTCTATATAAACCCCCTCTCTACTCCTCACACTTCACACTATCATCCTTCTTCTTTCTTCTACCTGCTTCTTCAGTTTCAGTGAAACCAAAAACCGATCGAACATGGCTATGAAATCTGCTGCTTCCACCTTGATCTCTGCTTCTTCCACCATCACCAGAAACCTTCATGTAAGTTCAATTTCATCACCAACTAACCATCTTAATTTCATTCTATATCTATTTTGATCCTTTTTTATTCTTCGTTTCATTGTTCTTAATAATCAATTAAGCAatcttcaaaaaaaaaaaattggttacaattttttttaatagtTATCCATAAAAGAAGATATGATCTGGTATCTGTCATTTTCGTTTCTCTTTCTTGCATGCATCATGATCCGTCGTCACATTCACGCGATGCCACCGCATTTTCTCTCTCACACTTGTCAGCATTGAtagaacattttttattttctccTTTTTACAATTTAATTTCTTAACTATTGCTCTTTTAATAATTTAATCTTTAAACGGTTAAAAAATCAATTAAGAGATCTTAAACTATTCTTCCATCCAACTATTTAtagttcttttttttttttatagcAAATTTCAATAATTtaagattttttattttattttcaccACCACCATCTGACCCCCCCACTCCGATCCACTGGCCTGACTAATTTGATCGAGGGTCAGTTGCGAAGATTAAACCGTCGTCCTCCCTATCAAATTCAGTATTTATatcaattttttaataaaaaaactAGTATGGTAGCAACAGTTTTAACAAATTTATGAACTAAATTGATggattttaatttttattttatacAATTGAATTTGGTTTGGACAATTGTACCCTAAAGTCAAATTAGTTTAAAAAGGGTGATTTTTTATGAGCAGTGTATTCATATACATAATAGTAGTTGCTTTTTTTAGGTATGTTTAGTTATTTGACTTTTCTTATGCATTGTTTTTTTTGGTTGGGAATAGGCCTCTGGTGGAAAGAAGAAGATTGTAGGTGTTTTCTACAAAGGCAATGAGTATGCTTCATTGAATCCCAATTTTGTGGGATGTGTTGAAGGAGCGTTAGGTATCCGTGAGTGGTTGGAATCACAAGGACATGAATACATTGTCACCGATGACAAAGAAGGACCCAATTCTGGTAAACATTTTGCCAAATTAATCCACCCTCTTTTAAGGCGTGTATCCGGGTCGTGTTTGGTGTATGTGTCTGTAATTAAAGTCATATGTATACTTGTGATTTTTTTCATGTTATATTTGTTTGCTTGAATTTTAAAATATGTGGATAATATCTCAAGTTTATGATTGCTTGAACTTATGACTAATTGTTGTCGTGTTATCAGAACTTGAGAAGCACATTCCTGATCTTCATGTTCTGATATCTACACCATTTCACCCTGCCTATGTTACTGCTGAAAGAATTAAGAAAGCTAAGAATTTAGAGCTACTTTTGACTGCCGGAATTGGTTCTGATCACATTGATCTCaatgctgctgctgctgctggTTTAACCGTCGCAGAGGTCACAGGAAGCAACACAGTATCTGTTGCTGAGGATGAGCTCATGAGAATTCTCATTCTGGTGAGGAATTTTGTGCCTGGTTACCATCAGTCTATTACCGGAGAATGGGATGTTGCTGGCATTGCACATAGAGCCTATGATCTTGAAGGAAAGACGATAGGAACGGTGGGTGCTGGACGAATCGGGAAGCTTTTACTCCAAAGGCTGAAACCTTTTAACTGTAACCTTTTATATCATGATAGACTTAAGATGGAGCCTGAATTGGAGAAAGAAATTGGAGCTAAGTTTGAAGAGGACCTCGATACAATGCTTCCAAAGTGCGATGTAATTGTTATCAACACGCCTCTCACTGATAAGACAAGGTATAATTTTAATACTAATACCTTTTTGTTGAAGTAATTTTGGACACTTGAAATCAGTAGTATATGAGAAATTCATAGCTACTCCAGTATATTCCATGCATTGTGATTTATTGGTGAAACATGGTGTGGTGGCTGTTTAAACAGCAATCCTGGCTCAAAAGTAAACAAATGTAAAAATTGAAATAGGGAACACACGAATTTTGTTCACGGAGTTTGGCCAATGGTGCCTAAGTCTCCACCTAGAGTGGCTGCAATGTCATTCTATCATTCTAGTTCAGAGTTACAAATCACAACTTGTGTTTAAGTGCTTCTGTTGAGTTTACACCCACTGGTGACTGAAGTTTCTGTTGTGTTATGTTTGTGATTCAGAGGATTGTTTGACAAAAATAGAATTGCTAAGTTGAAGAAAGGTGTCTTGATTGTTAACAATGCTCGCGGGGCAATTATGGACACACAAGCAGTTGCTGATGCTTGCTCTAGTGGACACATTGGAGGTAATTCTAAAACCAGCTGGCAAATATAGTATTTCCAAACAAAACATAATCCTAAAATGTAAcacttgaatttcatttgaaCTATGTTTGAAGTAATGTAACAGCTGAGTTTCATCTTATAGGTTACAGTGGTGATGTTTGGTTCCCTCAACCAGCTCCAAAAGATCATCCATGGCGCTACATGCCAAACCATGCCATGACTCCTCATATTTCTGGAACCACCATAGATGCACAGGTAGTTTAGTTTTGACAAAACTACTTCACTTTAGTCCTTTATCTTAATTTCTAGTTTTAAGGTGGTCCGTTAAATTATTATTTATCTCAATTTAGTCTAACATGTTCCTAAACATTACTTGAGACACAAGTTGCCTCATCTACAAGGAGAAATGCAAGCATGTCATTGACGAATTTGTATTGCCTGCGGTTAGCAATTCCACAGAGTGAGTATATATACACAGTGAGTATATATATGGTCGTTGGGTTGCGATTAGTCATTGAATTGTCTACAAGGACCTTTTGGTCTCGATCCAAGGACTACTAATGTGATGACTGCGTGGATGCTTGAATCCAGAAAACTGTTGTAGAAAACTGTTAATGTTTTAGAACATGCAAGAATACATCGAAACAAAAAAAGTTAAAAATGAAAGACTACATTCTCTAGACATTAGCATAGCCTTTTACTTTGGCTATATTTTTAAGTACATTTTTTTTGTGAACTACTGATGATGTTGATGATTGAAACTTGTTCAGTTACGCTATGCTGCTGGAGTTAAAGATATGCTTGAGAGGCACTTCAAGGGGGAAGACTTTCCTCAACAGAACTACATTGTGAAGGAGGGTGAATTAGCAAGCCAATACCGGTGAATGAAGTAGTATTAAAGAGTTGTTCTGAGTCTTGTGTTTTTAAGTCCAGTGGATTCTACTAAATAAAGATATGTGCGGCTTTATATGTCACATTTATAACACTTGTTCCACAATAAGATAAGAGGGTGTCAATTCATCTTGGTGATTAAAAGGGCTAAAAGAGAATTAGTATAAAccaaaaaaaataatttttaagGATATAAAACTTTTTTCATAGAGGAAGCAGCTTCAGCCAAAATGAGGTCTTCAGTAAAGGAAACATTGACAATGATGATGCTAAAAGAAGATTTGCAAGGAGTGTTCTTATTATCAAACATCAGCATGTTTCTAACCACATTAACCAAACTAATAACTACAACCAAAAGCACAACTTTACATTGAGCTGAAAGGTTTTGGTTGTAGACCTGAAGCAATGACAAGAAATAACTTCATACAAATTGCATTTGATTCATGTTACTAAGCCAACTGCATAAAATGGATACATAAATGGATACATAAAGACAACTCTTGAAGAGAAAATTTACAATTTTAGTAGCACAACTGTATATATTACATTGAGAGTGCAAACTATATGAGTATTACATCTGGATCCAATATTGGCTGAATATCAAATTGAATGGAAAAGAAAAATATAGGGGGTTGTTATTCCCACACTTAGTGGTGAAGAATCATCTTATACAAATTTAAAGTTGTCCTTCACTAATTCAGAAGTATAATTCTCTATGCACCCCATATACACTGCATCTCTTTGTGAGTGAATCATATCTTCATTTTATTATAAATTAGTTGGGAGATTATAAATTAGTTCGGAGAATTTACAAAATTTTACAAAAGTGCATTTCTGTAACAACCCCTAATAAAATTTGACATTTTTTTTTAAGAATTCTTATATTAGAAGTCATTTACAATAATTATACTATCATAATAAATTCGTTATCAATTAAATTATACACCGATGTAATAAGATTTAAATGACATACATAATAAATTCGTTATCAATTAAATTATACACCGATGTAATAAGATTTAAATGACATATATTAGAATCGATCTAGAATCCATAATACACATCAAAATGATAAATTACAAACCATAATACTATCCAGAATCCGTAATACAAATCAAATGATCCTCAGTATAGTCATCAACATATGATCTGGCAGAGATGCGTGAAAAATGCTAGTGGATCCATACTTGAAAATGATACATATGAAATATTAGTAATGACGTACACGTGTT from Lathyrus oleraceus cultivar Zhongwan6 chromosome 1, CAAS_Psat_ZW6_1.0, whole genome shotgun sequence includes:
- the LOC127119763 gene encoding formate dehydrogenase 1, mitochondrial; amino-acid sequence: MAMKSAASTLISASSTITRNLHASGGKKKIVGVFYKGNEYASLNPNFVGCVEGALGIREWLESQGHEYIVTDDKEGPNSELEKHIPDLHVLISTPFHPAYVTAERIKKAKNLELLLTAGIGSDHIDLNAAAAAGLTVAEVTGSNTVSVAEDELMRILILVRNFVPGYHQSITGEWDVAGIAHRAYDLEGKTIGTVGAGRIGKLLLQRLKPFNCNLLYHDRLKMEPELEKEIGAKFEEDLDTMLPKCDVIVINTPLTDKTRGLFDKNRIAKLKKGVLIVNNARGAIMDTQAVADACSSGHIGGYSGDVWFPQPAPKDHPWRYMPNHAMTPHISGTTIDAQLRYAAGVKDMLERHFKGEDFPQQNYIVKEGELASQYR